One stretch of Anabas testudineus chromosome 24, fAnaTes1.2, whole genome shotgun sequence DNA includes these proteins:
- the LOC113149107 gene encoding muscle M-line assembly protein unc-89-like isoform X1: MVVLELILVFILQFEAGTSVKHSYLYYTPGHEAVLSCKLPSDTSCSMITWLYNGVTSQTETEVENGKVVTSSVRVGRLSLNTDCSLVINNITAEDAGLYTCRLGSQPADSDVAVYLSVLTISPSPPDVDPNRDDEVTLKCSLSTYRDLLPCKQDSIRWVDETGTVLRGEGVGYESIRQMSCVSVLTVKHQRGHNRRYTCQFVDEDGVKIEAEYPPAFKHDYVYITVGAVVGVVVLLLLLLVITVVLIKYRKRTKETENLQKPVKLHDEPENNLTYITVSYDNQKASQKKQAKEEEKVTYSTIMTVMKTETENDPSHVYSCVSKQQ; this comes from the exons ATGGTTGTGCTGGAATTAATCCTCGTATTTATTCTTCAGTTCGAAG cGGGGACCAGTGTAAAACACAGCTATCTCTACTATACACCTGGACATGAAGCCGTTCTGTCCTGTAAATTACCCTCAGACACAAGCTGCTCTATGATTACCTGGCTTTATAATGGAGTTACATctcaaacagaaactgaagTCGAGAATGGAAAAGTTGTGACGAGCTCAGTTCGAGTTGGCAGATTGAGTCTGAACACTGACTGTTCTCTGGTCATCAACAACATCACTGCTGAGGATGCTGGATTATACACCTGTCGACTGGGAAGTCAGCCCGCTGACAGTGATGTAGCTGTTTATCTTAGTGTTCTGACAA tctctccGTCTCCACCAGACGTTGATCCAAACAGGGATGACGAAGTCACGTTAAAGTGTTCTCTGTCCACATACAGAGATCTGCTTCCTTGTAAACAGGACAGCATCCGCTGGGTGGATGAGACAGGAACTGTGCTGCGAGGTGAAGGTGTTGGTTACGAGTCCATTAGACAGAtgagctgtgtctctgttctgACTGTAAAACATCAGAGAGGTCACAACAGGAGATACACCTGTCAGTTTGTTGATGAGGACGGTGTGAAGATAGAGGCTGAATATCCTCCTGCCTTCAAAC ATGATTATGTCTACATCACCGTCGGTGCAGTGGTCggggtggtggtgctgctgctgctgctgcttgtcatCACTGTTGTTCTCATCAAATATAGGAAAAGAaccaaagagacagaga ATCTGCAAAAACCAGTCAAGCTCCAT GACGAACCAGAGAACAATCTGACCTACATCACTGTCAGTTATGATAATCAGAAGGCCTCTCAGAAGAAACAG gccaaagaggaggagaaagtgacTTATTCTACAATCATGACTgtgatgaagacagaaacagagaatgATCCCAGCCACGTCTACAGCTGTGTCAGCAAACAGCAATGA
- the LOC113149107 gene encoding muscle M-line assembly protein unc-89-like isoform X2 produces the protein MVVLELILVFILQFEAGTSVKHSYLYYTPGHEAVLSCKLPSDTSCSMITWLYNGVTSQTETEVENGKVVTSSVRVGRLSLNTDCSLVINNITAEDAGLYTCRLGSQPADSDVAVYLSVLTISPSPPDVDPNRDDEVTLKCSLSTYRDLLPCKQDSIRWVDETGTVLRGEGVGYESIRQMSCVSVLTVKHQRGHNRRYTCQFVDEDGVKIEAEYPPAFKHDYVYITVGAVVGVVVLLLLLLVITVVLIKYRKRTKETERRTREQSDLHHCQL, from the exons ATGGTTGTGCTGGAATTAATCCTCGTATTTATTCTTCAGTTCGAAG cGGGGACCAGTGTAAAACACAGCTATCTCTACTATACACCTGGACATGAAGCCGTTCTGTCCTGTAAATTACCCTCAGACACAAGCTGCTCTATGATTACCTGGCTTTATAATGGAGTTACATctcaaacagaaactgaagTCGAGAATGGAAAAGTTGTGACGAGCTCAGTTCGAGTTGGCAGATTGAGTCTGAACACTGACTGTTCTCTGGTCATCAACAACATCACTGCTGAGGATGCTGGATTATACACCTGTCGACTGGGAAGTCAGCCCGCTGACAGTGATGTAGCTGTTTATCTTAGTGTTCTGACAA tctctccGTCTCCACCAGACGTTGATCCAAACAGGGATGACGAAGTCACGTTAAAGTGTTCTCTGTCCACATACAGAGATCTGCTTCCTTGTAAACAGGACAGCATCCGCTGGGTGGATGAGACAGGAACTGTGCTGCGAGGTGAAGGTGTTGGTTACGAGTCCATTAGACAGAtgagctgtgtctctgttctgACTGTAAAACATCAGAGAGGTCACAACAGGAGATACACCTGTCAGTTTGTTGATGAGGACGGTGTGAAGATAGAGGCTGAATATCCTCCTGCCTTCAAAC ATGATTATGTCTACATCACCGTCGGTGCAGTGGTCggggtggtggtgctgctgctgctgctgcttgtcatCACTGTTGTTCTCATCAAATATAGGAAAAGAaccaaagagacagaga GACGAACCAGAGAACAATCTGACCTACATCACTGTCAGTTATGA